One window of the Leishmania panamensis strain MHOM/PA/94/PSC-1 chromosome 8 sequence genome contains the following:
- a CDS encoding protein kinase, putative (TriTrypDB/GeneDB-style sysID: LpmP.08.0240) — protein sequence MTFRLSRATRYGAAAAGVVGAGTAAIVLPPKETIPPALLPSRVLLEGFGRVGRCIYTGGLIYWDYTFHVTQQDRQERWNEVHRRCAQRLVDLAESNGGLYVKAGQIFANMGHVLPYQYCQVMSVLQDAVVKRPYAEVVAVLEKDLGRPLSEVFSYVDWTPLAAASLAQVHRGRLRDENTEVAIKVQYLDVAQRFNGDMRTISLMFSAASYFFPGYDFGQIITKLNDTVAAELDFRIEGRNSDRAAADLQACGWGERVVCPRIFWNHSSKRVLVSKFIPNAVKISDRAGIASMGLSVKEVATTFFDVIAFQIFCTGFFHGDPHAGNILVHKLPNGKPQVVLLDFGLCAELDAAQRREISDIWTASITHDTPKITEIAHRYHCDDYGLFASCFLQHPYDYSANSASNRLRSSDALVLMRETAKHRMAELNNIVAALPKEYALVLRSIMATKAINRELGEAANRPMCMLRYSLKTSREDLPKLQLMALMAKAWFEEWYSSIALRLALWKHPELSEVLANSLQLSG from the coding sequence ATGACGTTTAGGCTCAGCCGAGCGACGCGCTAtggtgccgcggcggcgggcgTTGTGGGGGCCGGCACAGCCGCCATTGTCCTGCCGCCGAAGGAAACGATCCCGCcggcgctgttgccgtcGCGTGTCCTGCTGGAGGGCTTCGGTCGTGTGGGGCGCTGTATTTACACGGGTGGGCTGATCTACTGGGACTACACCTTCCACGTGACACAGCAAGACCGGCAGGAGCGGTGGAACGAGGTGCACCGTCGGTGCGCGCAGCGGCTGGTCGATCTGGCGGAGAGCAACGGTGGACTGTACGTGAAGGCGGGTCAAATCTTCGCGAATATGGGCCACGTGCTGCCTTACCAGTACTGCCAGGTGATGTCTGTGCTGCAGGATGCGGTGGTGAAGCGCCCCTACGCGGAGGTCGTAGCGGTCCTGGAGAAAGACTTGGGGCGTCCTCTCAGCGAAGTTTTCTCATACGTCGACTGGACCCCgctcgcagcggcgtcgctggcgcaggTGCACCGTGGCCGTCTGCGCGACGAGAACACGGAGGTGGCGATCAAGGTGCAGTACCTCGATGTTGCTCAGCGGTTTAATGGCGACATGCGCACCATCTCCCTCATGTTTTCGGCGGCCAGCTACTTCTTTCCTGGTTATGACTTTGGGCAGATCATCACGAAGCTGAACGACACCGTGGCCGCGGAGCTCGACTTCCGGATTGAGGGCCGCAATAGCGACCGCGCTGCGGCGGACCTGCAGGCCTGCGGGTGGGGCGAGCGGGTCGTGTGCCCACGAATATTTTGGAACCACTCCAGCAAGCGAGTGCTTGTGTCGAAGTTCATCCCGAACGCAGTGAAGATCTCCGACCGCGCCGGTATCGCGTCTATGGGCCTTAGCGTGAAGGAGGTCGCGACGACGTTTTTCGATGTCATCGCCTTTCAGATTTTTTGCACTGGCTTCTTCCACGGCGACCCACACGCCGGAAACATCCTCGTACACAAGCTGCCGAACGGGAAGCCCCAGGTGGTGCTGCTTGACTTTGGTCTGTGTGCGGAGCtggacgcggcgcagcgccgcgagaTAAGCGACATCTGGACGGCCTCCATCACCCACGACACTCCCAAAATCACCGAAATCGCACACCGTTACCACTGCGACGACTACGGGCTGTTCGCCTCCTGCTTTCTCCAGCACCCGTACGACTACTCAGCGAACAGCGCCAGTAACCGTCTGAGGAGTTCGGACGCGTTGGTGTTAATGCGGGAGACAGCGAAGCACCGCATGGCAGAGTTGAACAATAtcgtcgcagcgctgccgaagGAGTACGCCCTCGTGTTGCGCAGCATCATGGCCACCAAGGCCATCAACCGTGAGctcggcgaggcggcgaaCCGGCCGATGTGCATGCTGCGCTACTCCCTCAAGACCTCTCGCGAGGACTTGCCCAAGCTTCAGCTTATGGCGCTGATGGCCAAGGCGTGGTTTGAGGAGTGGTACTCGTCGATCGCGCTGCGCTTGGCACTGTGGAAGCACCCGGAGTTGTCTGAGGTGTTGGCGAACTCCCTGCAGCTGAGCGGCTAG
- a CDS encoding hypothetical protein (TriTrypDB/GeneDB-style sysID: LpmP.08.0250): MRRSACILVAPWVPPPRHDVKVTMPPPPGGEVGGSYGVSIGYSDRLARTPYWKRMALSTYALRMKENETRYPMSPHRGGEYDLRYTVTPYPDHIKHRPLLEIGEAHEIPSIMIPLIFLVNLWDEERLAWFGRQYETVYVDRNFAREELLPQRYAIYATKEAYKLLGLPVVNHSIHEEIPKTPHAYKKLLEKQSYAEERWKYTIEYLFRKYEAGPPELQDKSEEGWDGVEVLATSAMTSSTSDGSAKRKGPVKQRKARKIKLF, from the coding sequence ATGCGACGCTCCGCCTGCATATTGGTGGCACCGtgggtgccaccgccacgtcaCGACGTCAAGGTCACtatgccgccaccacccggGGGCGAGGTTGGCGGCTCATACGGTGTGTCCATAGGGTACAGCGACCGTCTCGCCCGGACGCCGTATTGGAAGCGCATGGCGCTGTCCACCTACGCGCTACGTATGAAGGAGAATGAGACTCGCTACCCAATGAGCCCGCACCGTGGGGGAGAGTATGACCTGCGCTACACCGTCACTCCCTATCCCGATCACATCAAGCACCGCCCACTGCTCGAGATTGGGGAGGCCCACGAGATTCCGAGCATAATGATTCCGCTTATTTTTTTAGTCAACCTCTGGGACGAGGAGCGGCTTGCTTGGTTTGGCCGGCAGTACGAGACCGTGTACGTGGACCGCAACTTTGCGcgtgaagagctgctgccgcaacgGTATGCCATCTACGCGACGAAGGAAGCATACAAACTGCTGGGGCTGCCAGTGGTGAACCACAGCATCCATGAAGAGATCCCCAAGACCCCGCACGCTTACAAGAAGTTGTTGGAGAAGCAGAGCTACGCGGAGGAGCGGTGGAAGTACACTATCGAATATCTTTTTCGTAAGTACGAGGCCGGTCCTCCAGAGCTGCAGGACAAGTCCGAGGAGGGCTGGGACGGTGTTGAGGTGCTCGCGACGTCGGCCATGACAAGCAGTACTAGCGACGGTTCGGCGAAGCGCAAGGGACCCGTCAAGCAGCGCAAGGCTCGCAAGATCAAGCTCTTCTGA
- a CDS encoding hypothetical protein (TriTrypDB/GeneDB-style sysID: LpmP.08.0260) translates to MNSLLMETMVKPLKRYPTLGATVGTGVLCAFTYWWYATSIRSTLLTTQRSCQQMSDRAFHECREMLKAGERSWGGDIRSRDAQVRRLELQNVEQTRSVARLESAMKMCLIQNM, encoded by the coding sequence ATGAACAGCCTTCTCATGGAGACGATGGTAAAGCCTCTGAAACGGTACCCAACACTCGGCGCGACCGTCGGCACTGGCGTGCTCTGCGCCTTCACGTACTGGTGGTACGCCACGTCCATCCGCAGCACTCTTCTTACAACGCAGCGCAGTTGCCAGCAGATGTCCGATAGGGCCTTTCACGAGTGCCGGGAGATGCTCAAGGCTGGCGAGCGCAGTTGGGGTGGCGACATCCGCTCCCGTgacgcgcaggtgcggcgTCTTGAGCTGCAAAATGTAGAGCAGACGCGCAGTGTGGCGCGGCTGGAGTCGGCCATGAAGATGTGTCTCATCCAGAACATGTAG
- a CDS encoding hypothetical protein (TriTrypDB/GeneDB-style sysID: LpmP.08.0270) — MPPRQGKRHDLAVWGPPPPLPASSTQASLSAASSGGAALAPGPLSAFQKRFANRTEVVGKGGANAHLGVAGALARAADAASTVQPKPGILAPLPPSRKRAPPEAMGTATVFSAPAAQTVVAAGKHNAKTPERIRIVAPSEQTRLPLPLLPQESTPTSSPTPGLHRGSRTSRSPTPAAPEERVAVKCILAPSAAAAIAAGSFAAPRNGITETISPSWLPLQHGTGLRRRSSTALSSLGPSMASPHIQSPAKAAAVSLTPPPLSTRPDRGELFSVPQPNHLFGPPMKHHRPALTVTAASPGHPQHSQLVKALSPPATSLNAGRYAAAAASRSTSDGNKSVTHKPHSLKAYKALMADVAARKFGGLGPSDTDEQRAAREKRERAKAYAKRAMEVARASLAGVGSRACEDEGDPGTITTTPVSPSADAGRKRGLSSARSSSSDTSATTTTTATTCTLASHSASAEPIEHHRQTRRGATRSAPPPQGTPPRHVKSKPPRASTPLSQLPTAVVNSDELPLSCSEEESTNSKSPKAVPSPSPAPPRASPAVAPFAVAAATRRQTKQARQRRERALAYAREVSQKRQLPPPAECEDDDETCTAPRAGRVVKNGATEDADEDDMQLGGAACVSSLSAVRGAVTFSLDRAQRLQRLLDLEALHAKKKEAVEVIRRHLCAREQTRG, encoded by the coding sequence ATGCCACCGCGACAGGGGAAAAGACATGACCTGGCGGTGTGGggcccaccaccgccactgccagcgTCGTCGACACAGGCGTCGCTGTCAGCGgccagcagtggtggcgccgcgTTGGCGCCTGGCCCTTTGTCAGCATTTCAGAAACGCTTTGCGAATCGCACGGAGGTGGTCGGCAAGGGTGGGGCCAACGCACACCTCGGCGTAGCTGGCGCGCTGGCAAGGGCGGCCGACGCTGCCTCCACCGTGCAGCCCAAGCCAGGCATATTAGCACCGCTCCCTCCTTCACGGAAAAGGGCACCTCCTGAAGCGATGGGTACCGCGACCGTCTTCTCCGCACCCGCAGCGCAGACAGTAGTTGCAGCCGGAAAACACAACGCAAAGACGCCAGAGCGGATTCGCATCGTGGCCCCGAGTGAACAGACCCGCCTTCCCTTGCCGTTGCTTCCGCAGGAGAGCACGCCCACGTCCTCCCCAACTCCTGGGCTGCATCGCGGTTCTCGTACATCTCGTTCTCCCACACCAGCGGCTCctgaggagagggtggcggtgaagtGCATTCTTGCTCcatccgctgccgccgccataGCTGCCGGTTCCTTTGCTGCGCCGAGGAACGGCATCACCGAAACGATCAGCCCGTCGTGGTTGCCCCTTCAACACGGCACAGGCCTTCGACGGCGTTCGTCTACGGCGTTGTCTTCGCTGGGCCCATCAatggcgtcgccgcacaTACAGAGCCCCGCCAAGGCAGCTGCGGTCTCGttgacaccgccgccgctttctACTAGGCCAGACCGAGGTGAGCTGTTCTCCGTACCACAGCCAAATCACCTCTTTGGGCCACCGATGAAGCACCATCGACCGGCGCTGACGGTTACTGCTGCATCTCCAGGCCACCCACAGCACTCCCAGCTGGTGAAAGCTTTGTCACCACCGGCAACGAGTTTAAATGCAGGTCGgtacgcggcggcagcggcgtcgcgtAGCACTTCGGATGGCAACAAGTCAGTGACTCACAAACCGCATTCACTCAAGGCGTACAAGGCGCTTATGGCAGACGTAGCAGCGCGAAAGTTTGGCGGGTTGGGGCCCAGCGACACGGATGAGCAGCGGGCTGCGCGAGAGAAACGCGAAAGAGCCAAAGCGTACGCGAAGCGGgcgatggaggtggcgcGTGCCTCACTTGCAGGTGTGGGCTCGCGCGCGTGCGAGGATGAGGGCGACCccggcaccatcaccaccaccccggTCTCCCCCTCTGCAGATGCTGGCAGAAAGCGAGGTCTTTCATCAGCGCGATCGTCCTCATCAGACACAAGTGCAACGACTACAACTACCGCGACTACTTGCACGTTAGCGTCACACTCGGCGTCTGCAGAGCCTATTGAGCATCATAGGCAGACGCGGAGAGGAGCCACTCGTTCAGCCCCGCCACCACAAGGAACCCCTCCACGGCACGTGAAGTCGAAGCCGCCACGGGCGTCCACCCCACTGTCACAGCTGCCGACTGCTGTAGTCAACAGCGACGAGCTCCCCCTGTCTTGctcagaggaggagagcaccaACTCCAAGAGCCCGAAAGCGgtgccatcgccgtcgccagcACCTCCCCGGGCATCGCCAGCTGTTGCCCCCTTCGCGGTAGCGGCTGCGACTCGGAGACAGACTAAGCAAGCACGACAACGCCGCGAGCGCGCGCTGGCCTACGCGCGCGAGGTCTCGCAGAAACGCCAACTGCCACCGCCCGCGGAGTGTGAGGATGATGACGAGACTTGCACGGCACCACGGGCTGGGCGAGTGGTGAAGAACGGCGCCACCGAAGATGCAGATGAGGATGACATGCAGCTGGGCGGGGCTGCCTGCGTCTCTTCGCTTAGCGCAGTTCGAGGCGCTGTCACGTTCAGTCTGGATCGAGCTCAGCGACTGCAACGCCTGCTAGACCTGGAAGCGCTCCAtgcgaagaagaaggaggcggtggaggtgatTCGCCGACACCTGTGTGCGCGAGAACAAACAAGAGGCTGA